The Candidatus Polarisedimenticolia bacterium DNA window TTCTGCCGCGCGCACACCAGCGGCGTGTTCCAGTTCGAGAGCAGCGGCATGCGCGACATCCTCCGCAAGCTTCAGCCCGACCGTTTCGAGGACCTGGTGGCCCTCAACGCGCTGTACCGCCCGGGGCCGATCAAGAGCGGCATGATCGACGAGTACATCCGCGGCCGGCATGGCAAGTCGGCCAGCCACCCCTTCCCGCGGCTGCGCGAGATCCTCGACGAGACCTACGGCGTCATCGTCTACCAGGAGCAGGTGATGCGCATCGCCTCGGTGCTGGCGGGCTTCTCGCTGGGGCAGGCCGATCTCCTCCGCCGGGCCATGGGAAAGAAGAAGCAGAAGGAGATGGACGCGATGCAGGACGTCTTCGTCCAGGGTGCGAAGCAGCGGGGCGTGCCCGGAAAGGAGGCGCAGAAGATCTTCGAGCTGATGGCCACCTTCGCCGGCTACGGCTTCAACAAGTCGCACTCGGCGGCCTACGCGCTGGTCGCCTACCAGACGGCCTATCTCAAGGCCCGCTTCCCGGTGGAGTTCATGGCCGCCCTGCTCACCGTCGAGAAGGAGGTCACGGACAACGTCGTGAAGTACATCGCCGAGTGCCGGGAGATGGGGATCGCGGTGCTGCCCCCCGATCTGAACCGCTCGCTGCTCGATTTCTCGGTGGAGGGAAAAGCGATCCGGTTCGGCATGGGCGCCATCAAGAACGTCGGGGACGGCGCCATCGAGACGCTGTTGGAGGTGCGCGCGCGGGTGGGCAGCTTCACCTCGCTCGAGCAGCTCTGCCACGAGGTGGACTCCCGGTCCCTGAACCGCAAGGCGCTGGAGTCGCTGGTGAAGAGCGGGGCTTTGGATGGCTGGAACCTGCCGCGCTCGGCCCTGATCGGCGCGCTGGAGGGGGCGCTGAGCGGGGCGCAGAAAGCCTCGCGCGATCGCGCCGCCGGACAGGCCAACCTGTTCGGAGGAGAGCCCGGGGAGACGACGGCCCCGCTCCCCGCCTCCATCCCGGCCGACGCCTGGAGCCCGCGCGAGCGCCTCTCCTTCGAGAAAGAGACGCTCGGCTTCTACCTGAGCGGGCACCCGCTGGGCGAGCATGCGGCGGCGCTGGCCGCGCTCGGAGGACCCGCCATCCGCGCCCTGTTGCCGGAGCAGGCGGGCAAGTCGCTCGCCCTCGGCGGCCTGGTGACGCTCCTCAAGAAGCGCAAGACGCGCAAGGGAGACTGGATGGCCAGCTTTGCCCTGGAGGACCATGACGGGAGCGTCGAGGTCATCGTTTTTCCCGAGCTCTACCGATCCGTGGGGGAGAGGCTGGCGGAGGACCAGGCGATCGCCGTACGCGGCAAGGCGGAGCTGGAGGACGGCCGCTGGAGGATCGTGGCGGAGGAAATCCAGCCGCTGGAAGGAACGGCGGAGCGCCGGGCCAGCCGGCTGGTGCTGCAGGTCAAGCCCGCCGATCTGGGGGGCACGAGGCCGGCGGAAATCCAGAGAATCCTGCGCGATCACCCGGGCTCGTGCCCGGTGGACATCCACCTCTCCCAGCCCGGGGCCTATCGCCTCACGATGCGCCCCGGCCCTGCGGTCCGTGTCGGTCCCAATCCTGCCCTCACCCGGGCGCTGGAGGATCTCCTGGGGAAGGGGACCGTCCGCTATCGTTGACAGGTCACCTGCCGAATCAATAAAATAGCCGCTTCTTTCAGCGCACCCGAGGCCTCCCTCAGCCCGGCGGTCCCGCCGGAACGCCGGGAAGCCCGCCACGGAACAACTCAAAATACGAGAAGAAGGAGCCAGGGAATGGACAACAAGGGCAGGTATCTCTTCACGTCCGAATCGGTGACGGAAGGGCACCCCGACAAGATCGCCGATCAGATCTCGGATTCCATACTCGATGCCGTCCTCGAGAAGGATCCGCTCGGCCGGGTCGCCTGCGAGACCCTCGTCACCACCGGACTGGCCTTCGTGGCCGGAGAGATCACCACCAAGAGCTACGTCGACATCCCGCGCATCGTGCGCACCACCATCCAGGAAGTGGGCTACACGCGAGCCAAGTTCGGCTTCGACTACCAGACCTGCGCCGTGGTCACCGCCATCGACGAACAGTCTCCGGACATCGCCATGGGGGTCGATCCGGGAGGCGCCGGCGACCAGGGGATGATGTTCGGGTTCGCCTGCCGCGAGACGCCCGAGCTGATGCCCCTGCCGATCATGCTGGCGCACCGGCTGACGCGCGCCCTGAGCCGCGCCCGCCGCGAGGAGCACCTTCCCTACCTCAGGCCCGACGGAAAGTCGCAGGTCACCATCGAATACGACGGCTTCCGTCCCGTCCGCATCGACACGGTGGTGGTCTCCTGCCAGCACGACGCGGCGGTGAAGATCGATTCGCTTCGGGAAGAGGTGCGCCGCGACATCATCCTGAAGAACCTGCCCGAGGACCTGCTCGACTCGAAGACCAGCTACCACATCAATCCGACGGGACGCTTCGCCGTGGGCGGGCCGCAGGGCGACACCGGCGTGACGGGGCGCAAGATCATCGTCGACACCTACGGTGGGTGGGGGCACCACGGCGGCGGCGCGTTCTCGGGCAAGGACCCGACGAAGGTGGACCGCTCGGCCTCCTACATGGCCCGCTACATCGCCAAGAACCTGGTCGCCTCGGGCGTCACGGATCGCGCGGAGGTCCAGGTGGCCTACGCCATCGGCGTGGCCGATCCGGTATCGCTGATGGTGAAGACCGACGGCACCGAGAAGGTCGCCCTGCCGAAGATCCACGAGCTGGTGCGGGCGCACTTCCGGCTGCAGCCGCAGCAGATCATCGAGCACCTCAAGCTGCGCCGGCCGATCTACAAGGCGACCGCGGCCTTCGGGCATTTCGGTCGGAGCGAGGAAGACTTCACCTGGGAGAAGACCGACAAGGCGGATGCGATCCGCCGCGACGCAGGTCTGTAGCACTCAACCACAATATCGAGGAGCCATCCGTGGCGCAGCGCGCATCCGAGTTTCACGTCAAAGATCCCGCCCTGGCGGGCAAGGGAAGGGATCGCATGGACTGGGCGGAGCAGAACATGCCGGTCCTGCGCTCGATCCGCCAGAGATTCGAGAAGGAAAAACCGTTGCAGGGGGTCCAGATCGGGGCCTGCCTGCACGTCACCACCGAGACCGGCATCCTGGCCTCCACCTTGGCCGCCGGAGGGGCCAAGGTCAGCCTGTGCGCCAGCAACCCGCTCTCCACGCAGGACGACGTCGCCTCCTGCCTGGCGATGCAGGAAGGGATCGCCACCTTCGCCATCAAGGGGGAGGACCACGAGACCTACTACGCCCACATCGAGTCGGTGTTGAACCTGAAGCCCGCCATCACCATGGACGACGGTGCGGACCTTGTCTCGATGATCCACACCAAGCGGCGGGACCTGCTGCCCGGGATCGTCGGGGGCACGGAAGAGACCACCACCGGCGTCATCCGCCTGGAGAGCCTGGCGGCGGAAGGGGCCCTGGCCTACCCGATCATCGCGGTGAACAACGCCGACACCAAGCACCTCTTCGACAACCGCTACGGCACCGGCCAGTCGACGCTGGACGGCATCATCCGGGCCACCAACCTGCTGGTGGCGGGGTTGCGCTTCGTGGTCTGCGGCTATGGCTGGTGCGGCCGCGGCGTGGCGCTGCGGGCGCGCGGCCTCGGGGCCAACGTGCTGGTCACCGAGATCGATCCGGTGAAGGCGCTGGAGGCGGTGATGGACGGGTTCAGCGTGTCGACGCTGGAGGACGCCCTCAAGGGGGCCGACGTCATCGTGACCCTGACCGGGAACAAGCATGTCCTGCGCGCCGAGCATTTCGCGGCGATGAAGGACGGCGTGATCCTGGCGAACTCGGGCCACTTCAACGTCGAGATCGACATCCCGGCGCTGCAGGCGCAGTCGGCTCCGCCCAAGAAGCTGCGCGAATATGTCGAGACTTTCGTCATGAAGGACGGCCGGCGGATCCACCTCCTGGGCGAGGGGAGGCTCATCAACCTCGCCGCGGCCGAAGGACACCCCGCCATGGTGATGGACATGAGCTTCGCGAACCAGGCCCTGTGCGCCGAGCACATGGTCAAGAATGCCAAGACCCTTGCGAAGGCCGTCCACTCCGTGCCGCGCGAGATCGACAGCGAAATCGCCCGACTGAAGCTCCTGTCGATGGGCGTGACGATTGATCGCCTCACGGCCGAGCAGGAGCGCTACCTGAAGAGCTGGATGGAGGGGACCTGACGCAGGGCAGTACGGAAGCCGCCCGGAGCTTCCCGGGTCGTCCCCAGGCGCTCCTCGCGCTCGGCTGTGTGGGTTTGGCGACCTACCTGTGCGCCGGGCTCGCCTACGTGCATGGCAGGATCGAGACCGCCTACCGTGACTGCCGCCTGCTCGGCGAGTCGACCCGCGCCCTCGGTCCCGGCTGGAAGCTCTCACCTCCCGGCGCCTGCAGGATTTCCCGCTATCCCCTGACTCCGCAGGATTTCCCGTTCGATCTCCCGGCGGCAGGGGAGTCGAAGCTCTCGAGCCGCGAAGGGGTCGAGACGCGCGTGCGCGGAGACCTGCGATACCTGGTTCCCGCCGACACCTCCGCCCGTGTGCACCACCTGGCTTCCCAGATTCCCTTGTCCAATCTGGTTGCCGGTCTCGTGCGGGATGCCGTCGAGGCCGAAGTCCGCAAGTCCAGCTTCTCGCGCATCTCCGGGACGCACCGGCTGGAGCTGGAAGGAAGCCTCGACGCCCATCTCGGAGCGCAGCTGAGGGAGCGCGGCTTGCTGCTCAGCTCTTTGAGGATCGATTCGGTCCGCATGGCCGAATCGCCGCAGCGCCAGAGCTACGAGCCGATCGTCGGCGCCCGCCTGCTGCTCATCGGACTGGATGGCGCCGACTGGCGCATCCTGGACGATCTCCTCGCCCAGGGCCGTCTTCCCACCCTCAAGCGTCTCATCGACAACGGCGTGCGAGCGCGTCTCAAGACGGTGGATCCGGTCCTCTCGCCGGTTGTGTGGACGAGCGCGGCCACCGGCTTCCTGCCAAGCGAGCATGGCATCCTCGATTTCCTCGTCAAGGACCGCACAGGGCGGCAGGTTCCGGTGACGAGCGCGCACCGCAAGGTGAAGGCGATCTGGAACCTTCTCAGCGAGGCCGGAGTTTCGGTGGGAATCATCGGATGGTGGGCAACCTGGCCGGCGGAGCAGGTCGAAGGGTACGTCGTCTCGGACCGGGTGGCTTACCAGCTCTTCGGCCAGGCCGATTCGTCCGGCACGGCCGACACCAAGGGCAAGACCTATCCCGAGGATCTCTACGCGAGAATCAGGCCGCTGATAAGGTCTCCCAAGGAGATTGAAAGCAAAGAGCTCAAGAGATACTTGAACAATGTGGTTGGGGCAAACCTGGAGAAAGATGGCAAGATCCCATCGAGGGAAGAGGAATTCAGGACTCTGCTGGCATCGACGATGTCCTACGCGGCAATTGCGAGCGCGCTTGGTTCAAATCATCTACAGGGCTTCGAAGCAATTTATTTTGAAGGGATTGATACCGTATCACATCTTTTTATGCCTTTCCGTGCTCCTCAAAGACCCGGCATCTCAGATGCCGACTACGAGCGCTACCACAGGGCAGTCGACGAGTTCTATGTTTATCAGGACGAGATTCTCGGGACCCTGCTCGAAAGAGTTCCGCCAGAGGTAGGCATCCTGGTGATCTCGGATCACGGATTCAAGTCGGAGAGCGATCGTCCGATGCGCGAGTCGAGAATCAATTTCGCATCAGCGGCGCAGTGGCATCGACGTCATGGCATTCTCATCGCGTCAGGGGGTGCATTCCGCCGCGGCGGCGAGGTTCCCGAGCTATCGGTCATGGATGTCACCCCGACCATCCTGGCTTATTTCGGTCTGCCGATTGGAGAGGACATGCAAGGGAGGCCCGCCGAAGCGCTGTTCAGCCAGGCATTCCTGCAGGCCCATGCGCCGCGCTACCGTCCTTCCTGGGAATCGTACCGATCGGCGGCATCGACCGGATCGGAAGATCCCGCTGGAGATCAGGCGCTGATGGAGAAGCTGCGCTCGCTGGGTTATCTGAGCGGGGAAGGGGACCTCACGGCGAACAATCTCGGCAACTCGCTGCTTGCGCAAGGAAAGATCGAAGAATCGATTCAGCAGTTCCGCAAGGCGGTCGCCCTCTCGCCTCGATTGAGCATGGCGCACGTGAACCTGGGCCGTGCCCTGCTGGCAAAAGGAGACCTGGTGCAGGCGAGGATCGCAATCGATGAGGCGCTGCGGCTGGATCCCGGCTCGCCCGATGCCCAGCTGCTCATGGCGAGCCTGGAGGCGACGCAGGGCAGCCCCGATCTCTCCGAGCGTCGCCTGCTCGGAATCGTCCTGAAAGATCCAGGGTTCGCCGGCGCGTACCGGATGCTGGGCTCCCTGCACCGGACCTCGGGGAAACTCTCCGAATCGGCAGATGATTTCCGCAAGGCCCTGGCCATCGACCCCGAAGACTCGGAGGCCTGGAATGGACTCGGAGTCGCCCTGCGGGAGGGCGGGCGGCCGGAGGAGGCGGAGACGGCTTTCCGGAAAGCCCTCGACGCGGATCCTGAATCGACCGGGGCCCTCAACAATCTGGCGGTCGGCGCGATGGAAAGGGGAGATGCCCGAAAAGCCGGGGAGCTCCTGGAGCAGGCCGCCCGGCTCGCGCCGCATGACCCCGGGGTCCGCAACAATCTGGGCAATCTCCTGGCAGGAAGAGGGGACCTCTCCGGGGCGGATCGCGAGTATCGCGCCGCACTACAGATCGATCCCCAGCATCCTCAGGCCTTGAACGGTCTTGCCGCATTGTCCGAGAAAAGGGGTAATCTGGAGGAGGCGGAAACCCTGCTCCATCGGGCCATTGCCTCGGACCCGCGTTACGCCGAGGCGCGCCTCAATCTGGCGGGAATCCTCGTCCGGAAAGGGCGTCGGCGGGATGCCATGGAACAGGTGCAGGAGCTCTTGAGGGTTTCCCCGGGTCACGCCGCCGCATCCAGGCGTCTAGCCGAGTGGATGATGCAGGAAGGACAGGCCGCGCAGGCAGGGAAAGTCTGCATGTCTGCCCTGCAGGCGCATCCCGAGGATCCGAACCTCTGGAGCCTGCGAGGGGAAGCACTGGCGCGGGAAGGGAAGGCGGCGGAGGCGGTTGAATGTTTCAGAAAGTCGCTGGAGATCAATCCCTATCAGCCGGAACTTGCCGGGCGCGTGGACGCGCTCGCGGAGCGGGCACGATGACAATTGGAAAGCTCCTTCTCCCAGCGCTTCTCGTCCTGTCCACGTCGGCCCCGGGGATCTCACAGACGACGGACGCGTCGGCGGGAAAGGGGGAAGAAGCTCCGACCCTGTACGAGATGACGGCCCATTCCGATCTGGTCGTCGCCGCCACCGTAATCTCCGGGCAAATCAAGCTGGCGAAGGTCCGGGTCGACGAGGTCTTCCGCGGGGAAGTGGCGCCCGGCGCGGAGCTGCAAATCGCCTTTCGTGATTTCAACCTGGATCTCGGCAAGACCGACCGGATCGTCTTCACCGACGGCGAATCGATCATTCTCTTCCTGGAGCCTGAGGTGAACTACGAAGGGGAGCGCAAGGGACCCGATCGCTACACGCTTCACCGCGGAAAGTTCGGCAAGTACAACCTGCCGCGGGAAGGAGCCGGAATCTATCTGGAGGCGGTGCGTGAGTTCTCCCGCCTCGCCGCCGAGAAAGACCATCGCAAGCTCTACGGGCTCCTTCGCGGGCTCCTCGGCGACCCCAACCCGATCCTGGCCCAGGCCGGGATGCGCGAGATCCTGCGGCTCGACCTGATGGAGATCTCGCTTCTGCCGCGTGTCATGCCTTATCTGAGGGACCCTTCGCCGGTGCGCCGGATCGCTGCTTTGAACCTTATTGGGAGCCTGTTCATCGATCTCAAACCGGAAGAGCGCGGGGCGGATCTCAAGGACGACGCCTTGGGGCCGGTCCAGGATCTGGCGCGCAATGATCCCGACGAATCGGTGCGCGTGACCGCCGTTGAGACCCTCGGAAAGTGGGGAGGCGTCGATGTGCGGCCGACGCTGGACGCCATCGCGGAGCTCGATGCCGCCCAGTTGGTGCGCTACAAGGCGAAGGTCATCATCCTGAAGGAAGGAAAGCTGCCGCAGCCGGCGCCTCCTGCGGGACAGCCTAAGTCTGGACCACCGTGAGCATCATGTAGGTTCCCAGCCCGGTGAACAGGATAT harbors:
- the metK gene encoding methionine adenosyltransferase; translation: MDNKGRYLFTSESVTEGHPDKIADQISDSILDAVLEKDPLGRVACETLVTTGLAFVAGEITTKSYVDIPRIVRTTIQEVGYTRAKFGFDYQTCAVVTAIDEQSPDIAMGVDPGGAGDQGMMFGFACRETPELMPLPIMLAHRLTRALSRARREEHLPYLRPDGKSQVTIEYDGFRPVRIDTVVVSCQHDAAVKIDSLREEVRRDIILKNLPEDLLDSKTSYHINPTGRFAVGGPQGDTGVTGRKIIVDTYGGWGHHGGGAFSGKDPTKVDRSASYMARYIAKNLVASGVTDRAEVQVAYAIGVADPVSLMVKTDGTEKVALPKIHELVRAHFRLQPQQIIEHLKLRRPIYKATAAFGHFGRSEEDFTWEKTDKADAIRRDAGL
- a CDS encoding tetratricopeptide repeat protein — translated: MATYLCAGLAYVHGRIETAYRDCRLLGESTRALGPGWKLSPPGACRISRYPLTPQDFPFDLPAAGESKLSSREGVETRVRGDLRYLVPADTSARVHHLASQIPLSNLVAGLVRDAVEAEVRKSSFSRISGTHRLELEGSLDAHLGAQLRERGLLLSSLRIDSVRMAESPQRQSYEPIVGARLLLIGLDGADWRILDDLLAQGRLPTLKRLIDNGVRARLKTVDPVLSPVVWTSAATGFLPSEHGILDFLVKDRTGRQVPVTSAHRKVKAIWNLLSEAGVSVGIIGWWATWPAEQVEGYVVSDRVAYQLFGQADSSGTADTKGKTYPEDLYARIRPLIRSPKEIESKELKRYLNNVVGANLEKDGKIPSREEEFRTLLASTMSYAAIASALGSNHLQGFEAIYFEGIDTVSHLFMPFRAPQRPGISDADYERYHRAVDEFYVYQDEILGTLLERVPPEVGILVISDHGFKSESDRPMRESRINFASAAQWHRRHGILIASGGAFRRGGEVPELSVMDVTPTILAYFGLPIGEDMQGRPAEALFSQAFLQAHAPRYRPSWESYRSAASTGSEDPAGDQALMEKLRSLGYLSGEGDLTANNLGNSLLAQGKIEESIQQFRKAVALSPRLSMAHVNLGRALLAKGDLVQARIAIDEALRLDPGSPDAQLLMASLEATQGSPDLSERRLLGIVLKDPGFAGAYRMLGSLHRTSGKLSESADDFRKALAIDPEDSEAWNGLGVALREGGRPEEAETAFRKALDADPESTGALNNLAVGAMERGDARKAGELLEQAARLAPHDPGVRNNLGNLLAGRGDLSGADREYRAALQIDPQHPQALNGLAALSEKRGNLEEAETLLHRAIASDPRYAEARLNLAGILVRKGRRRDAMEQVQELLRVSPGHAAASRRLAEWMMQEGQAAQAGKVCMSALQAHPEDPNLWSLRGEALAREGKAAEAVECFRKSLEINPYQPELAGRVDALAERAR
- a CDS encoding HEAT repeat domain-containing protein — protein: MTIGKLLLPALLVLSTSAPGISQTTDASAGKGEEAPTLYEMTAHSDLVVAATVISGQIKLAKVRVDEVFRGEVAPGAELQIAFRDFNLDLGKTDRIVFTDGESIILFLEPEVNYEGERKGPDRYTLHRGKFGKYNLPREGAGIYLEAVREFSRLAAEKDHRKLYGLLRGLLGDPNPILAQAGMREILRLDLMEISLLPRVMPYLRDPSPVRRIAALNLIGSLFIDLKPEERGADLKDDALGPVQDLARNDPDESVRVTAVETLGKWGGVDVRPTLDAIAELDAAQLVRYKAKVIILKEGKLPQPAPPAGQPKSGPP
- the ahcY gene encoding adenosylhomocysteinase, translated to MAQRASEFHVKDPALAGKGRDRMDWAEQNMPVLRSIRQRFEKEKPLQGVQIGACLHVTTETGILASTLAAGGAKVSLCASNPLSTQDDVASCLAMQEGIATFAIKGEDHETYYAHIESVLNLKPAITMDDGADLVSMIHTKRRDLLPGIVGGTEETTTGVIRLESLAAEGALAYPIIAVNNADTKHLFDNRYGTGQSTLDGIIRATNLLVAGLRFVVCGYGWCGRGVALRARGLGANVLVTEIDPVKALEAVMDGFSVSTLEDALKGADVIVTLTGNKHVLRAEHFAAMKDGVILANSGHFNVEIDIPALQAQSAPPKKLREYVETFVMKDGRRIHLLGEGRLINLAAAEGHPAMVMDMSFANQALCAEHMVKNAKTLAKAVHSVPREIDSEIARLKLLSMGVTIDRLTAEQERYLKSWMEGT
- the dnaE gene encoding DNA polymerase III subunit alpha; this translates as GLKTLTLLKDCLGLVEREHGVQVNLDTLALDDPETYALFCRAHTSGVFQFESSGMRDILRKLQPDRFEDLVALNALYRPGPIKSGMIDEYIRGRHGKSASHPFPRLREILDETYGVIVYQEQVMRIASVLAGFSLGQADLLRRAMGKKKQKEMDAMQDVFVQGAKQRGVPGKEAQKIFELMATFAGYGFNKSHSAAYALVAYQTAYLKARFPVEFMAALLTVEKEVTDNVVKYIAECREMGIAVLPPDLNRSLLDFSVEGKAIRFGMGAIKNVGDGAIETLLEVRARVGSFTSLEQLCHEVDSRSLNRKALESLVKSGALDGWNLPRSALIGALEGALSGAQKASRDRAAGQANLFGGEPGETTAPLPASIPADAWSPRERLSFEKETLGFYLSGHPLGEHAAALAALGGPAIRALLPEQAGKSLALGGLVTLLKKRKTRKGDWMASFALEDHDGSVEVIVFPELYRSVGERLAEDQAIAVRGKAELEDGRWRIVAEEIQPLEGTAERRASRLVLQVKPADLGGTRPAEIQRILRDHPGSCPVDIHLSQPGAYRLTMRPGPAVRVGPNPALTRALEDLLGKGTVRYR